The following are encoded together in the Choloepus didactylus isolate mChoDid1 chromosome 7, mChoDid1.pri, whole genome shotgun sequence genome:
- the BAG2 gene encoding BAG family molecular chaperone regulator 2 isoform X2 translates to MILQSVTAILGYNRVEALREAATAVEQEKEILLEMIHSIQNSQDMRQISDGEREELNLTANRLMGRTLTVEVSVETIRNPQQQESLRHATRIIDEVVNKFLDDLGNARSHLMSLYSACSSEVPPGPVDQKFQSIVIGCALEDQKKIKRRLETLLRNIENSDKAIKLLEHSKGAGSKTLQQNAESRFN, encoded by the exons GGTTGAAGCTTTAAGAGAAGCAGCAACTGCTGttgagcaagagaaagaaatcctCTTGGAGATGATCCACAGTATCCAAAATAGCCAGGACATGAGGCAGATCAGCGATG gagaaagagaagaattaaATCTAACTGCAAATCGTTTGATGGGACGAACTCTCACCGTTGAAGTTTCAGTAGAAACAATTAGAAACCCCCAGCAGCAAGAATCTCTAAGGCATGCCACCAGGATTATCGATGAGGTGGTCAATAAGTTTCTGGATGATCTGGGAAATGCCAGGAGTCATTTAATGTCGCTGTACAGTGCATGTTCATCTGAGGTACCACCTGGGCCCGTTGATCAGAAATTTCAATCCATAGTAATTGGCTGTGCTCTTGAAgatcaaaagaaaattaagagaagATTGGAGACTCTACTTAGAAATATTGAAAACTCTGACAAGGCCATCAAGCTTTTAGAGCATTCTAAAGGAGCTGGTTCCAAAACTCTGCAACAGAATGCTGAGAGCAGATTTAATTAG